The DNA region CCGCCCGCCGTCATCTCGCGCGACTGCACGGGGCCGGTGGCACCCGTGACGGTCACCACCGCACCGATGCCCTGCGTGTTGGCGCCCTGCCCCTTCAGCCGCACTGACACGCGCGGTGCCGCCGTGCGGTTGCGGTACACCACGCTGGGCGCGTCCAGGCGCGTCACCACCATGTCCAGCGCGCCGTCGCCATCCAGGTCACCGAGGGCGATTCCCTGTGAGATGGCCTCGTCGGTGCCGAAGTCCCAGGCCGCACTCGCATCGGTGAACTGGAGGTCTCCGCCGTTGCGGAACGCGATGCTGTGCGTGGCCAGGCGCGGGAACTCCTTCGACTCGCGGTTCCACGGCACGCGCGGGAAGCTGTTGCGGATGCGGTCGTACGGATCGGCCTCGCGCACGTCGTAGCGGTGGCCGTTCACCGTCAGCAGGTCCTCGAAGCCGTCGAGGTCCACGTCGAGGAAGGCCGAGCCCCAGGTCCAGTCGGTGGCCGTCACGCCGGCGAAGTCGGCAACCTGCGCGAAGGTGCCGTCACCGCGCGCGAGCTGCAGCATGTTGCGCATCCACTGCGTGCGCTCGGGCGACAGCCCCACCGGCTTCTGCTGCGGCGTGTGCGTCGGCACCTGGCGCTGCTGTGCCGCGAGCGTCGGTGCCAGCATGTCGCTCGTGAAGATGTCGACGAGCCCGTCGCGGTTCACGTCGGCGAAGTCCACCGACATGCAGGTGTTGCTGGTGGCGCGCAGCGCCATCGTCGGTGCCAGCCGGAAGTTGCCGCGACCGTCGTTGAGCCAGAACTGGTCGGGGTCCTCCAGGTCGTTGCAGACGTAGAGGTCGGGCGCGCCGTCGCCGTTCACGTCGTAAAAGCGGGCGGCGAGCCCGAAGTAGTCGGGCTCCGTCGCCAGCGGACGGCCCGCCTCGTCGCGGAAGCGGTCGCCCTGCACCGGCGTGCGCGTGAAGTGCCCCGTCCCGTCGTTGAGGAAGAACAGGTCGGGTTCCGCCCGCTGCGACCGCAGGAACCCACCGAGGTCAGGGCGCTTCTCGACGCGGTACTCCTTCACCCACGCATCGACCACCACCACCGAATCACCCACCTTCCGCAGCACCTGGTCGAACGCGCGCTGCTGCGGCGTGTAGGCGTCGAGCGCGTTGCGCACCTTGTATGTGGTGACGTACAGGTCGAGCGAGCCGTTGCCGTCCACGTCGGCGAGGGTCATGGTGGAGGCGTTGTAGCCGCCCGTGAGCCCGCTTCCCGCAGTCGCATTCGTGAAGTGCCCACGGCCATCGTTGGTGAACAGCAGCACCGGGCCGCCGAAGGTGCCGGCGATCAGGTCGAGGTCGCGGTCACCATCCACGTCGGCCAGCACCACGCTGGTGGTCTGCACACCGGTGAAATCCAGGCCGCTGGCTTTCGTCACGTCGGTGAACCGGAAGTCGCCATCGTTGTGGTACAGCGCGGCCGGTGCTTCCTCCGACGCCAGCACCACATCCGGCCGCGCGTCGCCATCCACGTCGCCCAGTGCCACGCCCGCACCGTCCAGCAGGCCGCGGTTGTCCAGGCCGCGCGTCTCGTCGATGTCGTTGCGATGGGTGAGCCCGGTGCGCGATGCCGTCAGCAATTCGAAGCCGGCGTCACCGCGGCGGGGCACGGCCAGTGCGCGCCAGCGATGGCCGGCGGCCTCGTGCCAGCTCGTGTCCACGGCCGGCGCACCGCTGCATCCCGCCACCACGGCGGCCGCGGCGACCACCGCCGCCGCGCGCCACGCCCGCAACGGGTTCATGGCGCGCGTCTGGTCTGCAGCGCGTTGACCTTCCGGCCGATGCACTGCCCCTGCACCATCCCGTCCACCACGGCGGGCAGGTAGTGCACGCCGGCATACACGCGCGAGATGGCGACCTCGGCGCGCGCGGCGGAGAAGGTCGCGAACCGGCGCGGCGGCTGGCCGATGTCCACCTGCGTCGAGTCGATGTACGGAATCGTGTCACCGAGCAGCCGGATCAGCACGTCCACCGCGGCACCCGACTGCACCGAGTGTCCCGACGTGTACTCCGGGAAGGGCGGCGTGGGGATCACGGTCTGGTACGAGGGGTCGAGCACGCGCCGCACCCACACCTCGGGACGCACCACGTTCGACCGGTACTTCTCGCGCCAGCATCCGATGAAGGCATCGGCGATCGCGATCGACGTGAGCGCGTAGAGTTCCGCCGCAGCGTCGGCGCCCAGCTGCCGCCGCGCGACCATCAGGTTCGCGACGCTGATCCAGTGGAAGCCCGGCGTGCCCGTGGCCACCGGATTGTCGGCCCAGAACAGCGCCACCTGCTTCTGGTCCGGCGTGAGGGCCTTCACGCTGTCGTGGAACTGCTCACCCATCGTCCGGAACGCCGACCCCGGCGCCTCCGAATACGGCGGCAGCGGCGGCGGCGCGCACTCGTCACCCGACGTGAGCACGAACGGGCGCAGCACGCCCCAGTACGGCTCCGTCGGCTTCATCGGGTTGAAGGTCGGCAGCGTGGTCGGGCCATCGGCGCGCGGACGGTTGGTGAACGTGCCCTTGTCGGTCGCCGTCTCGACGTCCTCGCGCACGTTCGGGTTGTCGAGCAACACCACGTCGGACTGGTTCGAGAGCGTCTGCGGGACGAACTGCGCCACCGTCGACGTGTTCATCCACTCCTCGCGCCGGCCGGACGGCTTCCAGGCGCGGCCCCGCGTGGCGAAGAAGCTGTCCCGCGCGGCCCAGTCGAGGATCGCAGCACCGATCGCGCGCCCATGTGCCAGCGAGCGTGCGCTGTCCGCCGCGCTCACACCGGCCCGCACCCGCGCCGCGACCTGCGCCGCCGCCAGCGAATCGATCGTGCGACGCGTGCCCGGCAGTCCGTCGCGGAAGAGCGAGTCCATCACCACCCGCTCCGCTTCCGCTGCCGCGATCGGCCCATCCACTGCGTCGCCGGCGGGGAGCGCCGCGAAGCCGTTGAGCTGCCCGGACAACGAGCGAAGCCTGGACTGCGGATCCGCCGCGTAGCCCTCGTAGAGTGCGATCGATGCGTAGGCGGAGATCCGCGACGCCACCGGCGGTCCCAGTCGTTCGCTGCGGACGAAGGCCAGCGAGGTGCGCATCCACTGTGACACGAACTGCGGATCCACCGCCGGGCGCGCCTTCGTGCACCCGGCACCGACGGTGAGCAGCAGGATCACGCCGACGTGCCGCAGGATCGGCGCACCACGATGGATGGCAGGCATTGGGAGTGGCTCCAGGAAGACGGTCTCGCCCCGATTCTGAACGGTAGACTATTCCCGTTGGCTTGGACAGGCACGGCGGGTTAGCCTTCCGTATGCATCGCACCACGTCCACGATCCGGCCCATCCGGGCGCTGCTGCTGCTCGCGTTGCTCACCGGCTGTGAAGGGTCGCCACGCAGCGCCGCCGCCGATGTCCCCGGCACCGATGTCAGGCAGATCCCGGAGTACCGCAAGGCGATCGTCCCCGACCTGATGATGCAGGCCGCCGATGCCGGCCGCGTGCTCGGTGACCGCAGCGCACCGGTCCGCCTGATGGTCGTGAGTGACTACCAGTGCGCCGAGTGCCGCACGTGGGCGGACTCGGTGTTGCCGGTGCTCCGGGCGGCGTACATCGATTCCGGGCGGGCACGCCTGACCTGGGTGCACTACCCGCTGCGCTCGCACCCGAACGCGGTGCGGGCCGCCAGTGCCGCGCTCTGCGCCAGCGCCCAGGGCCGCTTCTGGGAGGCCGGGGCACGGCTCTTCGCGCAGCAGGCGCTGTGGGGCGGCACCAAGGACGCGAACGTCGTGATCGACTCGCTCGTCGCCACCCCCGGCATCGATGCGTTCGCCCTCCACAACTGCATCGACAGCGGCCGGATGCTGCGCCAGATCCGCGGTGACATCGACTGGGCCGACACGGCACGCGCCGGCGCGCCGCTGACGGTGGTGCTGGGCACCCGGCGCATCCCGGCATCCGCCGGACTGCCGGTCCTGCGCGCCGCGATCGATTCCGCGCTCGGCCGGCGCGGAGCACCGGATACGCCAACGACGAAGGGCCAGCTCCGGTGCACTGGAGCTGGCCCTTCGTCGTCGTGCCGGGGCGCCGTCAGGCCGGGCGCGTCACGGCGTGGCCGGTGCCGGTGTGGCCGGCGGTGCCGCCGCCGGGGCCGGCGTGGCCGATGGCGCGGTGAAGTCCACCGTCGGTGCCTCGCGCTTCGCGGCATCCGTCACCTCGAAGTACTCGCGCGGCTTGCTGCCGAGCACCTTCGCCGTCATCACCGCGGGAAACTTGCGGATGTACGCGTTGTACTCGTTCACCGCGTTGTTGTAGTCCGTGCGGCTCACGGCAATGCGGTTCTCGGTGCCGGTGAGCTCATCCTGCAGCCTCAGGAACTGGGCATCGCTCCGCAGCTGCGGGTAGCTGGTGACCAGCGTCATCATCGGCAGGACGGCGCGCGACAGGGCGTCGTTGGCCTGCGCCAGCTCGGCCGGGTTGGCGCCGCCCGGGCGCGCCAGCGCGCCCGTGAGGCCGCGCTGGGCCTGCGCCACGGCGATGAAGATGCTCGACTCCTGCGCCGCGAAGCCCTTCACCGTGGCCACCAGGTTCGGGATCAGGTCGGCGCGGCGCTGGAGCTGCACCTCGATCTCCTTCTGCGACTTCGCCGCCGACTCATCGAGCGACTGGATCGTGTTGTAGCCGCAGGCGCCGAGCGCCAACGGCAGGAGCATCACCGCGCGTCGCAGCCATCGCGTCCGTGCGCTGCGCACTGGGTCGGGTCGAGCCATCGTCAAGTCACGCATCGTTTCGCTCTCTCGAAGATCTGAAGTGAACGGCGCTGCCTGACGCAGCACCGGGGACCGCGACGGCCGACGCTAGACCGCGGCGGACGCCGACCGCGTGGACCCACCCACGCGGTTCAGGTACGCCACCAGGCGCCCCATCGCATCCAGCACGCCAAGCAGGACCGGCGTCACATCCGTCAAAGGAATCTGCACGTCGGTACGCGCATGCTGCACCAGCCGATCGAATGGCCGGGCATCGAACCCGGCCAGCGCCGCGACGTCGCGGCTGAGCTGCCGGTAGTCCATCGCGGGTGGCTGGCCTGCCACCCGCGACACCCCCCGGAACAGCACCATCAGCGTGGACAGCCCGTTCACCAGCATCTGCAACTGGTGCCGCTGGTTGTCCCCCACCGCCATCACCGCCCGGCGCAGCTGGAGCAGCTTGCCCATCGCCTCCCGCTCCACGTGCAGTCGCAGGTCCTCGGCGTCCACCGCAACGCCGGCGAACGGCGGATCCCCCACCAGCACCTGGTGGCGGTGCAGGATGTCCGCGTACTCCATCGCGAAGATGTCCGCGCTCGAGCGCCACTCGTCCAGCGTGAGCAGCAGCGGCGGCGGGTTGCCGGCCGCCGTCCACTTCTGCACCGCCGCCGCCTTCCGGATCAGCAGGTCCAGCGGCAGCGCATCGACGATCACGAGCAGGTTCGTGTCGGACTGGTGCGGGAGCACCTCTCCCGCCACCGCCGACCCGAACTTCAGCACCACCCGCAGCGTGTCACCGAAGACACGCTCGAGCTCGGTGACGAGTTCGCCGATCGCGATCGAACTCGCCTCCTCCGTGGCCTGCATCACTGAAGTCGTCACCAGCTCGATCCTCCGCCGCCGCCGCTGAAACCGCCACCCCCGCCGAACCCGCCGAATCCGCCACCTCCTCCACCACCGCCGCCGCCCCAGCCACCACCGCTGCCCCAGCCGCCGCCACCGATGTTCGGCAGGACGACCGGGATGAACCCGCCACCCCCGCCACCGCCACGCCCGCCGCGCCCGCCGCGACCCGCGCTCGACAGGAGGAAGATGATCACCATGATGATCAGGAACACCACCAGCGGACTGACCTGGATCTCCGGCGCCTGTTGCACACGGCGCCGCGGCACCAGCGTCGTGTCGAGCGCGAACCCGAACTCCGCGGCATAGTGCTGCGCCACCCGCACCGTCACCAGCGACAGCCCGCGGGCGTAGTCCTGCTCGCGGAAGTACGGCACCGCCTCCCGGCAGATCTCGCCCGACATCCCGTCGGTGATGAAGCCTTCACTGCCCTGCCCGACCTCGATCCGGCAGGCGCCGCGACCGCTCGTGTTCGTCTCCTTCGGCACGAGCAGGATCACCACGCCGGCATTCCGTGCCCGTGACCCCACGGCGTCGTTCGCGCCGACCTTCCAGGTCCGGGCGATCTCCAGCGCCACGTCGGCCGCCTCACGGTTGCCGAGATCCGCCATCGTCACGACCGCGATCTCGCCGCCGCTCTTGGCCTTCACGTCCTCGGCGATGCGCGTCAGCAGCGTGACGCGATCGGCAGGCAGGATGCCCGCGAAGTCGTTGACGTACCCCACCGGGGTCGCCGGGATCGCCACGCCCTGGAACAGGGCAAACACGCCGGCGACCAGCGCCGAGAGAAAGTGCATCGACTGGGTTTGAGGTGACGCTGAATAATACGCCGCAGTCGCCGGGAAGTGTCAGGCGCGCGGGATCCGCCACGCGGCACCGGTGCCGTCGGAGCGCCCGCCGGCAGTAACTTCCAGCTCCTTCCAGACCCCACGCGACCATGACCGTCCGCCTCCTGCTCGGCGCCCTCGCCACCCTGGCCCTGACTGCCTGCGCCCGCACCGCCGAGAGCGCAACGCCGGCCAGCCCGGCCATCACCTATGGGCCGGACTCCGCCACGGTCGTGATGGACACGGCACTCCTCCGCAAGGCGGATCTCGGCCGGATCACCGGTGACTCCACCGCGAAGGTCATCGTGCTCGAGGTCAGCGACTTCCAGTGCCCGTACTGCAAGGTCTTCCACGACTCCACGTACTCCCTCCTTCGCAGTGCCTACGTGGACAACGGCAAGGTCCGCATGGCGTACGTCAACCTCCCCCTCCGCGGCCACCGCAACGCCTGGCCCGCCGCCGAGGCGGCGATGTGCGCCTCGGTGCAGGGAAAGTTCTGGACGATGCACGACTCGCTGTTCGACGCCCAGCCGCGCTGGGAGGACATCGCGAAGCCGGACACGATGTTCGCACGGTTCGCGCGCACCCTGGCACTCGACGAGAAGGGCTACGCTTCGTGCATGACCACGCACGCCACGCGGCCGCTGATCGCCAGTGACGCCGAGCGGTCCTCCAGCGCCGGCATCAGCGGCACGCCGGCCTTCATCATCGGCGACAGCCTGCTCAGCGGCGCCTATCCGTTCGCCGACTTCCGCCGCGTGATCGACGCCAACCTCGCGGCGTCGGCGCCGCGCTGACGCCCCGCCGTCCAGCACCGCCGCCCGTGCTCCGCATGCACAACGGCGCGGTGGTGCCGTGAATCCCCTCCTGCGGGCGCTCTACGGTGGGGCGGGGCTGCTGGCGCGCGGCGTGGTGGCAACGGGGTGGCCCGGCGACGGCAAGCTGGCCCGCAGCGTGGCCGCACGCCGCGGGCTGGGCGCCCGGTACCGCGACTTCGCGACCAATGGACGTGACCGCAGCCGCCCGCTGGCCTGGTTCCACGCCCCGAGCGTGGGCGAGGGCCTGCAGGCCACACCCGTCATGGCGGAGTTGCGCACCAGGTTCCCGGGCGTGCAGCAGGCCTACACCCACTTCTCGCCGAGCGCCGCCGCCTTCGCCGCGCGGACCGGTGCCGACTTCCACGACTACCTGCCGTTCGACGGCGCCGCCGAGATGGCCGGCGCCATCGAGGCACTGTCGCCGTCGGCGCTCGTCTTCAGCAAGCTCGATGTCTGGCCGGTGCTGGTGGAACAAGCATCCCGACGGGGCGTCGCACTCGGGATGATCAGCGCGACGATCGCGGCAACCAGCGGCCGACGCGGCGGCCTGGCCGCCGCGATCGCACGCGATGCCTACGGCGCCCTGCAGGCCGTCGGCGCCATCGACCACGCCGACGCGGCACGGCTGGTCGACATCGGTGTTCGCGAGTCGGTGATCCAGGTCACGGGTGACACGCGCTACGACCAGGTGTGGGCCCGCGCCCTGCACGCGGCACGCACGGCGCCCACGCTCGACCGGTTCCGCACGACGGCGCGCCTCACCTGCGTCGCCGGCTCCACCTGGCCCGCCGACGATGCCGTGCTGCTCGAGGCATGGCGCCAGCTCACGGCAATCCACCCGGGTCGCCTCCGCCTGATCATCGCGCCGCACGAACCAACGCCGGCACACCTCCAGCCGGTGGAAGCGTGGGCGCGCGGGTGCGGCCTCACGTGCCTGCGCCTGGATGCGCACGGCGACGAATCGGCCGACGTGGTGCTGGTGGACCGCGTGGGAGTGCTCGGCGAGCTCTACTCCGTTGCCGACATCGCCTTCGTGGGTGGTGGCTTCCACGGCGCCGGGTTGCACTCGGTGCTCGAACCGGCGGCGTTCGGCGCGCCGGTGGTCTTCGGCCCACGGCACACGGCCAGCCGCGATGCAGGCCTGCTCATCAGCGCCGGCGGCGCCACACCGGTCACGGATGCCCGGTCGCTGACCACCGTGCTCACCGGATGGCTCGATCCCGCGCACGACGGGGCTCGCACCACCGCGGGCGCACACGCGCGCACACTCGTGGAACGTGGCCGTGGCGCCGCGACGCGATCAACGGACCTGGTGGCCGGACTGCTCGAACGTGCCGCGCCGCGCGCCTAGGGGCAGGCCACCCACGCTGCTTCGCCATCCGCGGCGAGATGCATGCCCGACGTGACCGTGATCGCATAGGTGGGCCCCGCGGCGACCTCCCACGTCAGCTGCACCGCCGTTCCCGGCGCGCCCTTCGTCCAGGTTCGGCTCCCGCGCTGCGGCACGAACAGGTACGCCGGCTCGCCCTGCAGCGTCGAACAGCGGTCGGCGGCCCCACCCCGCACCTGCACCAGCTGGCGCGTGAGCACCTGCACCCGTGCACGGAGCGTCACCGTGTCCGCCACGGACTCGACATAGCTGGCGGCGCGCAGCCGCGTGACGCTGTCACGGCCCGACGCGGCCGGCCCGAGGAAGAGGCGCACCACGTGCGCCGGCGTGAAGCGCATGGTGTGCTCCAACGGTGCCCGTCCCACCGGCAGCGGCCACGCGGCATGGACTGCGGTCGCCGGAGCACCCAGGGCGGCCGTCGCCCGCAGGAAGGTCTCGAACGCGGCGGATGCCGCGCCGGGCGCGGCCGCACCCTGGGCTCCCGCGGTGGCCACCACCGCGCACGCCGCGACGATGGCAGCCATCGCACGACGGATGACGTTCTGCATGGTTTCCTCCGTTCCAGTGTGACGGGCGCGCGCGATGCTCCGCGCACCCGTGCCCATTCTTGTCTGGCGCGTCATCGCGCCGTCATCGCAGTCCGGCGTCAGTAGTCGTACCAGCCCGGCGGCAGCCCGCCCCCGGGCTCGGGGGCCGGCGGTGGTGCACCGCCGGGTGTGGAGCCTGTGGCCTGCTGGTACGGATCGGTGATGCGGATGCGCCCACCGGGAATCGAACTGAAGACCAGTGTGCCGCAATCGGTGGTGTGGTCGGACGCCGCCATCGCCGCGCCGAACGAGCCGTTCCGGCCGAACTGCAGCCCGCGCATCGGCAGCCAGGCGAACTCCGCCTCCGCGAACGCCGACACGAGGTCGATCACCAGGCGCAGCGTCTCGTTGTTCAGCAGGTACCAGTGCGGGTTGCTGCTGAAATTGCGGTACAGCAGGCAGCCGTAGATGCCCCCTGCCAGCTGCTCGGACTCGGCCGGCGCGAGCGCATAGTCGTTCGCGCGGATCTTCGCGCGAGCCTTGTTCCCCAGGATCGGCTCCGCGAACACCTGGTTGATCACGGATCCCACCGTCGGGTACCGGTCCGGGAACACCCGCAGGTACTCCTCCGCCTTCGCCAGCAGGATGCGCCGCTCGCGGGGAGAGAGCGACCCCCAGAACTCGGTGTCCACGCCGGCAGGAGCCGGCACGAAGTCGCTCGTCGCCACCGACAGCGTCTCCGCCGCGTAGTACACTTGCGGTGAGTTGAGGCACGAGGCGCGTTCGGCCCCTGACCCCATCGGGAACCGCATCGCCTGCATCACGTCGAACGGCAACCCGAAGCCGGTCGGGTAGCTTGCCGTCACCGTGATCGTCGGCAGGCCGTACGCCGGGAAATCCAGCGAGCGCGGCGCCCGGCTGGCCAGCACACCCATGCAGTCACCGATCGCCGCCGAGACCATCGGGGCACCGCCGCTGCGCGGCGCCACCGGACCATCCTGACACGCCGTCAGTGCCACGGCACAGACGACGAGCACCGCTCCCGCATGCGTATGTCGCATCGGAATCCACCTCCAGCCAGGGAACGTGTCGAGCGACGTCGCTCCCCTGGCGGGGCGTGCATCGCGTCAGCCATGACGCATGGCTGACGCAGGCACGTTGTGTTGTCAGGCTCGCGGCACCCGCCCGCTTTTCACGCACCCCGTACCATCGTGATGCATGGCGGCGTGACGGCGCGGCAGCGGTGGTTCAGCGCGTCCAGACGATGATGGCGCCGCAGTCGGTCTCCGGGCGCTGGAACTCCGCCGGCACCGACTGGCCCGAGCGATACACTTCCATCGCGCGGATGTCCTGCACGTTCACGAACTGGTCGATCGAGAAGGAGAGCCCGCTCCGCCCGGTCACCATCGGCGTGCCGTCGATGATGAGTCCCATCGGGCACCCCTGGATGCTGGTGGTCAACCCGCGGCCGTACGCCACCTGGTTGCCGTCGCTGTTGCGGAAGAGCGTGATGCCGTTCCGCCCGCGCAGCACGTCCGTCACGTTCGACGCGTTCCGTGCCAGCAGCTCGGAGCGGCGGATGAAGATGCCGTTCGCCGTCCGCGCGCGATCGTCGAATCCCGCCATCGCCGCCGACCGGGCATCCGCGCGCACCTCGACGCGTGCGAGCGTCTGGCCGGCCGGCCGCAGCTTCACCGTGATGCTCGCCAGGCGCCCCTCGACGATGGTCACGGGCAGGTACTCCGCGAGGTATCCGACCTTGCGCACGCGGATGAACTGCAGCCCTCCTTCCAGCGGCGCGAGGCGGAACCGACCGGAGGAGTCACTGCTCGCCGTGAGCGGGGTCGAGATCGCATTGATCACCGCACCGAACACGCGACGCCCGCTCGAATCGACGATCGCGCCGGTCAGCCCGCCGCGGCGCGGCGGGAGGGGCGGACCGCTGACCGGCTGCTGCGAATCCACCGCGGCCGGAACGACGGCCGAATCGCGCGTCTCCGGCGGCGCGGCTGGCGCGGCAGCCGAGGGCGCCGGTGTCAGCGTCAGCCGCAACGACGCCGTGACCCCGGCGGCGATGTCGAACTCGAAGGCCAGCAGCCGGAAACCGGGATGCAGCACCTCGACCGACACGCGGCCGGGCACCAACCCGGCCAGGCGGAACGCCCCGTCCGGACCGGTCTCCAAATGCGGCTCGCCCGACACGTGCCGGACGACGGCGCCGCTCACGGGCGCGCCGCCCGAATCCACGACCACCCCGGCAATCGTGGCCGTGGCCGCCACCGGGCGCGCCGGAACCGCCTGTGCGCCGGCGTGGTTCGATACGGCACATCCCAGTGCCAGGAATACCGCCGCGGCCCGCAGCGTCCGTACTATTTGCGGCACTGGGTGCATGGTGTCAGAGTACAGGTTCCCTATCGGTGGATGAAAGCTATGTACGCTGGGTGTCGGACGCAGTTCCTCGGCGTCGCCACCGTCACGGTCGTCGCCGCCGCCGTACCGGCCCCCGTGGCCGGCCAGGCGGCTGCTCCCGAGTGCCGCGTCGCCGTGCTCGCCCACGACTCCGCGGGCGCGCCGCTGTCCGACGTGTCGGTGGAGACGCTCGGCCGCGGAGAGTCCGTGCGCACGCGCGAGGACGGGCGCGCCACCTTCGGCACCGGCTCCGCGGCGCCCGTCGTGTTGCGACTGCGACGCCTGGGCTTCGTCGCCGCCACGCAGAACGTGATGCCGTCGTGCGGAGGTGCCCCGGAGCCGATCCGGGTGGCCATGACGAGTGTGGCGACCGTCATCGCACCGATGATCGTCCGCGGTCGCAACACGCACCGCTTCACCGGGCCGCTCGCCGGCTTCTACGAGCGCCGGGCGCGCGGCGACGGCTACTTCTTCACCGTGGCCGACATCGACCGCCGCAACGTGCAGCGCATGGCGGACCTGATCCGCACGGTGCCGGGCTGGGGCCGCACGCAGAACGTCCGCACCGCCGACGCGATGATCCGTGGCACCGCCGTGCGCATGGGTGTCGCCGGGCGCAGCGGCGGCGCGGCCAGCGGGAGCAACTGCTTCCCGACGGTCGTGATCGACGGCTCGGCCGCCTCGATGGCCGAGCTGAACATGGACGCGATCGACCCGCGCAGTCTCGCCGGCGTGGAAGTGTACGTGGATGGCTCACGCACCCCATCGGAGTTCTGGGGCACCGCCGGCCAGGGGCGCTGTGGCGTCGTCGTCATGTGGTCGCGCAGCATGGATGCGATTGCACACGCGCCCCTCGCCGACCAGCACGCCGCCCCCGATGTGGTGTTCGAGCCGCACGAGGTGGACGAAGTCGCCACACTCGACCGCGATCGCTCGGTCCCGCCGCTCTATCCCGTGGAGCAGAGGCGGAAGAAGCGCCCCGGCGAGGCCACCGCCTCCTTCGTGGTGCTGCCGGGCGGCGAGCCCTGGGTGCGCGACGCGAAGGTGGTCAGTGCGACGGAACCCGCGTTCGGCGATGCCCTGCTCGAGGCCCTGCCACTGCTGCGCTTCAACGAGGCGCGGCGGAACGGCCGCCCCGTGGCCATGCGCGTGACGTTCACGGCGCGGTTCGGCGAGCCGGCACCGGCGGCATCCCGTCCCTGAACGTGCGAGGGGGCCGCACGACGAACCTC from Gemmatimonadaceae bacterium includes:
- a CDS encoding vanadium-dependent haloperoxidase, which codes for MPAIHRGAPILRHVGVILLLTVGAGCTKARPAVDPQFVSQWMRTSLAFVRSERLGPPVASRISAYASIALYEGYAADPQSRLRSLSGQLNGFAALPAGDAVDGPIAAAEAERVVMDSLFRDGLPGTRRTIDSLAAAQVAARVRAGVSAADSARSLAHGRAIGAAILDWAARDSFFATRGRAWKPSGRREEWMNTSTVAQFVPQTLSNQSDVVLLDNPNVREDVETATDKGTFTNRPRADGPTTLPTFNPMKPTEPYWGVLRPFVLTSGDECAPPPLPPYSEAPGSAFRTMGEQFHDSVKALTPDQKQVALFWADNPVATGTPGFHWISVANLMVARRQLGADAAAELYALTSIAIADAFIGCWREKYRSNVVRPEVWVRRVLDPSYQTVIPTPPFPEYTSGHSVQSGAAVDVLIRLLGDTIPYIDSTQVDIGQPPRRFATFSAARAEVAISRVYAGVHYLPAVVDGMVQGQCIGRKVNALQTRRAP
- a CDS encoding LemA family protein; translated protein: MARPDPVRSARTRWLRRAVMLLPLALGACGYNTIQSLDESAAKSQKEIEVQLQRRADLIPNLVATVKGFAAQESSIFIAVAQAQRGLTGALARPGGANPAELAQANDALSRAVLPMMTLVTSYPQLRSDAQFLRLQDELTGTENRIAVSRTDYNNAVNEYNAYIRKFPAVMTAKVLGSKPREYFEVTDAAKREAPTVDFTAPSATPAPAAAPPATPAPATP
- a CDS encoding TPM domain-containing protein, whose product is MHFLSALVAGVFALFQGVAIPATPVGYVNDFAGILPADRVTLLTRIAEDVKAKSGGEIAVVTMADLGNREAADVALEIARTWKVGANDAVGSRARNAGVVILLVPKETNTSGRGACRIEVGQGSEGFITDGMSGEICREAVPYFREQDYARGLSLVTVRVAQHYAAEFGFALDTTLVPRRRVQQAPEIQVSPLVVFLIIMVIIFLLSSAGRGGRGGRGGGGGGGFIPVVLPNIGGGGWGSGGGWGGGGGGGGGGFGGFGGGGGFSGGGGGSSW
- a CDS encoding thioredoxin domain-containing protein, encoding MTVRLLLGALATLALTACARTAESATPASPAITYGPDSATVVMDTALLRKADLGRITGDSTAKVIVLEVSDFQCPYCKVFHDSTYSLLRSAYVDNGKVRMAYVNLPLRGHRNAWPAAEAAMCASVQGKFWTMHDSLFDAQPRWEDIAKPDTMFARFARTLALDEKGYASCMTTHATRPLIASDAERSSSAGISGTPAFIIGDSLLSGAYPFADFRRVIDANLAASAPR
- a CDS encoding carboxypeptidase regulatory-like domain-containing protein; translation: MHPVPQIVRTLRAAAVFLALGCAVSNHAGAQAVPARPVAATATIAGVVVDSGGAPVSGAVVRHVSGEPHLETGPDGAFRLAGLVPGRVSVEVLHPGFRLLAFEFDIAAGVTASLRLTLTPAPSAAAPAAPPETRDSAVVPAAVDSQQPVSGPPLPPRRGGLTGAIVDSSGRRVFGAVINAISTPLTASSDSSGRFRLAPLEGGLQFIRVRKVGYLAEYLPVTIVEGRLASITVKLRPAGQTLARVEVRADARSAAMAGFDDRARTANGIFIRRSELLARNASNVTDVLRGRNGITLFRNSDGNQVAYGRGLTTSIQGCPMGLIIDGTPMVTGRSGLSFSIDQFVNVQDIRAMEVYRSGQSVPAEFQRPETDCGAIIVWTR
- a CDS encoding energy transducer TonB translates to MYAGCRTQFLGVATVTVVAAAVPAPVAGQAAAPECRVAVLAHDSAGAPLSDVSVETLGRGESVRTREDGRATFGTGSAAPVVLRLRRLGFVAATQNVMPSCGGAPEPIRVAMTSVATVIAPMIVRGRNTHRFTGPLAGFYERRARGDGYFFTVADIDRRNVQRMADLIRTVPGWGRTQNVRTADAMIRGTAVRMGVAGRSGGAASGSNCFPTVVIDGSAASMAELNMDAIDPRSLAGVEVYVDGSRTPSEFWGTAGQGRCGVVVMWSRSMDAIAHAPLADQHAAPDVVFEPHEVDEVATLDRDRSVPPLYPVEQRRKKRPGEATASFVVLPGGEPWVRDAKVVSATEPAFGDALLEALPLLRFNEARRNGRPVAMRVTFTARFGEPAPAASRP